The DNA region TGCCGACTGGCTGCCGTTGATGGTGAGCGCGACCTGGGCCGAAGCCGTGCCGCCCTTGCCGTCCGAGATCGCGTAGCTGAAGCTTGCCGGTCCCGAATAGCCAGATGTTGGCGTAAACGTCACCGTCTGGGCCTGGGCATCATAGGAAACAGAGCCGTTGACCGCGCCACTGACGCCGGTGATGACCAGCGCATCCCCATCGGCATCGCTATCGTTTGCCAGGAGCACCGATGCATGGAGGGTGATCGGCGTGCCGGTATTGGTCGAGAAGCCGCTGTCATTGGTGGCGACCGGTACCGCATTCTGCCCGCTGCCCTGCCGATAGAGCACGTCGACCCAATAATTGCTGGCATTGTACGAAGCGGTCGGAAACAGGCTGCTCGTGCCATAGGCATAAAGGCCGTTGCCGCCGCTCGTCGTACTCGACGGCGCCGTCAGCGCACCGTTCGAATAATCTGTCGCGAAGTAGTTCGCTGTCGCCGAATAGAAGCCGTTCGAATGGTAGCTCGCCACATAGGTGGTGCCGGCTGAAACATTGATCGGCTGGGTGAAGGAGACCGTCTGCCAGCCGCTTGCCGTCTCGTTGATGAAGGTCGCCTGGGCCAGCAGCTGGCCGCTCGCCGTCCACAGCGAGCCGATATGCGTGCCGGTATCCTGGGCGCTCCTGTAATAGGTGAGCCCGGTGATCTGACCGTTGGCAGAAGCGATGAACTTGACACCGAGTTCGACCGAGTTGGCATCATTGGCGGCGGCAATCCCCGACGTGTCGGCGCCGGTGAACAGGCTCGACGTCGCGCCTCCGGCCGGCGGCGTGTCGACGGTGAGGCTGACCGTAGCCGACGCCGTGCCGCCAAATCCGTCCGCGACCGAATAGGAGAAGCTTGCCGCACCGGTATAACCCGCCGTCGGCGTGAAAATGACGGTCTTGGTCTGGCTGTCGAAGCTCACCGTTCCGTGGACCGCGCCGTTGACGCCGGTGATGCTGAGCAGGTCGCCATCGGCATCGGTGTCGTTTGCCAGCAGGCTGGCTGCGGCAATCGACAGCACCGTGCTGGAATAGGTCGTGTAGCCATTGTCATTGGCCGCGACCGGCAGCACGTTGCTCGTCTGGTTGTAGACGACATCCACCCAGTAGTTCGACGACTGGTAGCTGGAGGTCGGGAAACCGCTGCCATCGGCAAAGACGCCGTTACTGCCGGCAAGCGCCGTCAGCGAACCACTGCTATGGGCGGTCGCAAAATAACCTGCCGTCGCCACATAGGAGCCGGTCGTGTGGTAGGAGGCGACATAGGTCGTGCCGGCCAGGATATGCACGGGGTTCGAGAATGTAGCAGTCTGCCAGCCGCTCAGCGATCCGCTGTCGGCGAAGGTGACGGTCGCAACCAGCGTGCCGTCGGCCGTCCACAGCGAGCCGCTATGCGGGCCGGTATCGCCGGCCACCTTGTAGAAGCGGACGCCGGTCACCATGCCGCTCGACGAAGCGGAGAAGCGCATGCCGAGTTCCAGCGACTGGCCCTCATTGTAGCTCGCGCCCGTTGGTCCTTCGCTTGACTTGAACAACGTCTCCCCTGAAGGGCCCGGGTCCACGGTGAGGCTGACATTGCCCTGATCCGTACCGCCGCGCCCGTCCGACAGCGTATAGGTGAAGCTTGCCGGCCCTGCATAATCATTGGTTGGCGTGAAGGTGATGGTGCGGTTCTGCTTGTTCAGCGTCACGGTGCCGTTGACGGCATTGCCGACGGCCGAAATCGTCATCGCATCGCCATTGGGATCCGTATCGTTTCCGATGAGCGAGGCGATCGAGATGACGACGCTGTCGTTGCGGGTGAGCGTCAGCCCCTTATCGTCGGTGGCAACCGGTGCGCTGTTGGGGCCGGCGTCGAAGACCACGTCGACCCAGTAGTTGGTGCCGGTGCCGAGGTTCTGGCCGGGAAAGATGCCGGCATTGTCGCCATAGGCATAGACGCCGCCGCCATCGACGACCTTCAGCGCGCCGCTGGCATAGGTGCCGCCGAAATAATTGTTGGTGGCGGAGTAGTAGCCGTTGGTATGATAGGACGCCACGTAGGTCGTGCCGGCCGCAATCTGGATCGGGCTGGAGAACATCACGGTCTGCCAGCCGGAAAGCGATTCACCGACTGAGACACCCGTTGCCAGCAGCGTTCCGTCGGCGCTCCAGAGGCTGACGGCATGGTCGCCGATATTGTAGAAGCCCTTGTAGAAGCGGATGCCTTCGACATAACCTGCCGTCGTCGCCTGGAAGCGCAGGCCGAGCTCGACGGAATCCCGATCGATCTCCACTTCGACGGCGGGTTTGTCCGCCAGCGTCCACAGGCCCTGCGTGCCCGGCAGGGTGACGGTAACCTGCTTGCCGGCCGAAGGCGCCTCCATGTTGACGCTGTCGTCGACGGCGCGCGACATGATCGTATAGGTGCCGCTCGCCTGCACGACCCAGTTATAGCTCCAGCTCTCGCGGCCGGTGGCCTTGAACCAGTGCTGGCCGCCATCGGTGGAGATTTCGACGCCGGCGATGATGCCGCCGCCGAAATCCTGCGCCGTGCCAGTGATCGTCACATGCTGGCCTTCGAGGAAACTTGCGCCGACGATCGGCGAGCTGATCGACGAGGTGGGCTTCAGCGTGTCGGTCGATTGTGTCGCCAGGATGAGGCTCGCATCCAGCGTCGTCGGCTGGATGCCCATGTCGGCGAACATGTTGACCATCGCCTGCTGCACGTTGCGATCGGTCGACGTCGTCGGACCCTGGTGGTTGTCGCTCAGGCCCCAGGACCAGAAGACGGTGCCGGCGCCGAAGACCAGCGCGCCGCTTGCCGCCCGGTACATGGTCAGACTGTGGGTCGCCACCGCATCGCCGACCGTCGTGCCGTAGTCGCGCAGATAGGTACTCACCGAGACCGTCGACAGTGACAGGTTGATCAGTCCATCCGGACGGAAGCCGTTCTCGACATCGGAATCCCATTCATAGCCGAGCAGGTTCTGCACAAGATTGTAGGTATCACCCTCCTGCAGCTCCGAAACGTTGGTGTTGCGCCAGAAGCGCAGGTTCGAATAGTCGTAGGGGATGGAGATCGTATCCTGGCGGTAGCTGTCCACCTGGAACATCGTGCCCGTCAGCGAATTCTCCGGCTCCTGCCCCGGGTCGGCATAACGCGGATCGCGCCAGGTGCCGGTGCCGACATTGCTCGGATCCGTGCTCGTGCCCCAGGTCTCCTTGTAGCAGACCATGGTGCGATAGGCCTGGCCGCTGCCGTCGATGCTGCTTTCCCAGCGCACCTTCCAGTAGCATTCGTTGCCGCTCCAGAAGGCGAGGTTGACGCCGGCATCGCGGGCGGCCTCGACATTGGCGCGCTGTTCGGCAGACCAGTATTCGTCATGCCCGACGGAGAGAAAGGCATCATGGTTGAGCAGCAGGCTGCCGCTGCGCGCGGCATCGACACCTGAAATATAGGACACGTCGTAGCCGTTCTGCTCCAGCCAGGAGATGGCGGAGGATTCGGCGCCGAAGATATAATCATGCGAGCCGCCGATCGGACTCGTAGTGGTAATGATCGGCCTGTTGTAGCTGACCGCCGAGGCGCGGCCGATCGCCTGCAAGCCGCAGCTGCAGTTCGGCGGCAGGTAGCCGATCATGTTGGCGGGATCGACCGGCACTTCGCCGTAGTAGAGGCTGGCGCCACCCCAGGCATTATAGGCCTGCCAGGTCGTGTCCGAGGTCTGGAAGACGATGTTGCTGGTCGACGCATCGTCGCGCACGACAAAGGGAATGATGCTGGCATCCTCGGTGCCATCCTCGCGCACCAGCTTGGCGAAATAAACGCCGGAGACCGCGTCCGTTGGAATCTGCCAGCTCGCCGAAACCGACCAGTTGCCGCAGTCGATGAGGCCGAGCGACATGTCGACCATCGGATGCGGCTGGATCTGCGCCGTGGTCAGCTGCTGCTCGATCGAGTCGACCTTGCGCGCGCCGAGCCCGCCATAATAACCCATGCGGTAGATATCGATGCGGTAATGGGTGGAGTCTGTGGCGATCTTGAAATCGACAGTCTGACCGACATTCGTGCTGATTTCGGTGGCAAAGCCTTGGATGGTGCCATTGCCGTCGTCTTCCAGACCCCACTCGCTGATCGGGTTGCCCTGCTTCAGGTTTTCGAGCGCGATCTTGTTGGGCGTCGCCACAGGCGTAGTCGTCGCAGGGGCTGTCAGTGCTGTGGGGGCCGCTGTCGTCTCAAAAGAATTATCCTGGCTCGGCTCGAGCGAAATGGATGCAATCGAAGCCTGAAGGCGCAACGAATCCGCGGCGATGCTGCTGGAAGAAGGAGCCGGCGCTGCGGTTGCGCCGCTGCCGGTATCGGAATCGCTGGTAACACCCGTCAGCGTGGGAGCAGCAGGCAGTGTCGCAGCCTCCTCGTACGGATCCGGGCCAAGCACGGTGCGCTCAGAGGTCGAGGAGGACGTCTCGAAGACCGCTGAAGCCGACGCCGTCTTCGTGGATGTGTCCTGCGCGCCGCCATCGGTCGCAGGTGCCGGCGTCGCTGTCGACGATTGCGGGGACGATTGCATGTCACCCGGTGATATCAGGGAAGATGTGACCGCGCCGGTGAAGGAGGATTGGACGGTTGCGCTACTCTGACTGGCAAACCCCGGGGACCCGTCAGTGCTCGTCGAAGACACGACTGTTGCCGATCCAAGGGTTGCACTCCAGGCAGGGGGCGCACGACAGATACTCAACGCTCCACCAAATATACTCAAATACTCACGATTACTGACATGAATTCTCCGCATCAGCGGCGTCCCCATTCCGTCGATCGATACTCCAAGACTTCATCCTGCCAGCTTTCGCAATGGAACGGACGACAGCAATCAGGGGTATGTGGGTGGTACACCCATACGTCGATGTGATGAACCTCACCGCATCCCGGCTGGTCGAGCCGATCAACAGGCACGGGCTTTCCTGCGCCGTCCGTGCTACCAGGCCGGAAACGGATCTTCGAGGCTAACCCAGTCGCGCGGATCGGCGCTGGCGAGGCATCCGTCCAATGCGGTCCGCACACCTATCTCGTCCATATCAACGCCGATAAAAACCAATTCCTGCCGACGGTCGCCCCAAGCGCTGTCCCACCGGCTCTCGAGATGCTGACGAAACTGTTGATGGCTCGGCCAGTCCTGCCGGGGCACAGCCGCCCACCAGAGCCCCATGGGCTCGCAGCGCCGC from Rhizobium binae includes:
- a CDS encoding DUF4082 domain-containing protein → MATPNKIALENLKQGNPISEWGLEDDGNGTIQGFATEISTNVGQTVDFKIATDSTHYRIDIYRMGYYGGLGARKVDSIEQQLTTAQIQPHPMVDMSLGLIDCGNWSVSASWQIPTDAVSGVYFAKLVREDGTEDASIIPFVVRDDASTSNIVFQTSDTTWQAYNAWGGASLYYGEVPVDPANMIGYLPPNCSCGLQAIGRASAVSYNRPIITTTSPIGGSHDYIFGAESSAISWLEQNGYDVSYISGVDAARSGSLLLNHDAFLSVGHDEYWSAEQRANVEAARDAGVNLAFWSGNECYWKVRWESSIDGSGQAYRTMVCYKETWGTSTDPSNVGTGTWRDPRYADPGQEPENSLTGTMFQVDSYRQDTISIPYDYSNLRFWRNTNVSELQEGDTYNLVQNLLGYEWDSDVENGFRPDGLINLSLSTVSVSTYLRDYGTTVGDAVATHSLTMYRAASGALVFGAGTVFWSWGLSDNHQGPTTSTDRNVQQAMVNMFADMGIQPTTLDASLILATQSTDTLKPTSSISSPIVGASFLEGQHVTITGTAQDFGGGIIAGVEISTDGGQHWFKATGRESWSYNWVVQASGTYTIMSRAVDDSVNMEAPSAGKQVTVTLPGTQGLWTLADKPAVEVEIDRDSVELGLRFQATTAGYVEGIRFYKGFYNIGDHAVSLWSADGTLLATGVSVGESLSGWQTVMFSSPIQIAAGTTYVASYHTNGYYSATNNYFGGTYASGALKVVDGGGVYAYGDNAGIFPGQNLGTGTNYWVDVVFDAGPNSAPVATDDKGLTLTRNDSVVISIASLIGNDTDPNGDAMTISAVGNAVNGTVTLNKQNRTITFTPTNDYAGPASFTYTLSDGRGGTDQGNVSLTVDPGPSGETLFKSSEGPTGASYNEGQSLELGMRFSASSSGMVTGVRFYKVAGDTGPHSGSLWTADGTLVATVTFADSGSLSGWQTATFSNPVHILAGTTYVASYHTTGSYVATAGYFATAHSSGSLTALAGSNGVFADGSGFPTSSYQSSNYWVDVVYNQTSNVLPVAANDNGYTTYSSTVLSIAAASLLANDTDADGDLLSITGVNGAVHGTVSFDSQTKTVIFTPTAGYTGAASFSYSVADGFGGTASATVSLTVDTPPAGGATSSLFTGADTSGIAAANDANSVELGVKFIASANGQITGLTYYRSAQDTGTHIGSLWTASGQLLAQATFINETASGWQTVSFTQPINVSAGTTYVASYHSNGFYSATANYFATDYSNGALTAPSSTTSGGNGLYAYGTSSLFPTASYNASNYWVDVLYRQGSGQNAVPVATNDSGFSTNTGTPITLHASVLLANDSDADGDALVITGVSGAVNGSVSYDAQAQTVTFTPTSGYSGPASFSYAISDGKGGTASAQVALTINGSQSAGPEQNLFAADATPAIVNANDNQQINLGMKFQADTAGWITGIRFYKGAENTGPHTGYLWTASGALLGSVTFNNETASGWQTAQLTQQIAIQADTTYVVSYSSNGNYSATGNYFANAVTNGDLTAQGGSNGVYAYGSGGLFPSASYNSTNYYVDVAFKPQLAA